Proteins encoded in a region of the Haloarcula sp. CBA1129 genome:
- a CDS encoding glycosyltransferase: MIPHLEESGIRCDVVSLEGTRQIGFRSNRLKKAYFALDLLGRAPRYDVVFIHRLPLPRLYVTLLEKLSKRIVYDFDDAIYTGPVWESISLKRKEDFNNLIRTASTVIAGSPELQTYAGNYSDEVYCLPTPLPKQKYDHYWNGKEANGEPPRIGWIGNPQNLRYLATITGPLEVVLNQYDDATLDIITAGEKPVTPLVDRNDVTYREWSLDSELDYLSKINIGVRPLSDTEWANSKGGFTSVVQMMALGIPVVVTPVSYLKNIVRHGESGFHASTEEEWIKYLKELIENPKRRGTFGNRGRELVTEDEFWTEESVELLREVLESD, encoded by the coding sequence TTCAGGTCTAATCGGCTCAAAAAAGCATATTTTGCATTAGATCTACTCGGTAGAGCACCCCGCTACGATGTTGTGTTTATACACAGGCTTCCGCTGCCGCGTTTGTACGTAACACTTCTGGAGAAGTTGAGTAAAAGAATAGTGTATGATTTTGATGACGCAATATACACTGGCCCAGTATGGGAGTCTATTTCACTGAAACGTAAAGAAGATTTTAATAATTTAATCCGAACAGCGTCCACAGTCATAGCTGGGAGTCCCGAGCTTCAAACATATGCCGGTAATTACTCGGATGAGGTGTACTGTCTTCCAACTCCACTACCAAAACAGAAATATGATCATTACTGGAATGGAAAAGAGGCTAATGGCGAACCACCGAGGATCGGATGGATTGGAAACCCACAGAATCTCCGGTATCTCGCAACGATAACTGGCCCTCTGGAGGTGGTGCTGAATCAGTATGACGATGCGACATTAGACATTATTACAGCGGGTGAAAAACCGGTCACCCCGCTTGTAGATCGAAACGACGTAACATACCGAGAGTGGAGCCTAGACTCGGAGCTTGATTACCTATCAAAAATAAATATTGGGGTTCGACCCCTCTCTGACACTGAATGGGCGAATTCGAAGGGAGGATTTACATCGGTCGTACAAATGATGGCACTGGGGATTCCGGTCGTAGTAACACCTGTCTCATACTTGAAAAACATCGTCCGTCATGGGGAGTCTGGGTTCCACGCGAGCACTGAGGAGGAATGGATCAAATACCTCAAAGAGTTGATTGAAAACCCGAAACGTAGGGGTACATTCGGGAATCGTGGTCGAGAGTTGGTGACGGAAGATGAATTTTGGACTGAAGAGAGTGTTGAACTGTTACGAGAGGTCCTTGAGTCAGACTGA